Proteins from a single region of Budorcas taxicolor isolate Tak-1 chromosome 11, Takin1.1, whole genome shotgun sequence:
- the UBXN2A gene encoding UBX domain-containing protein 2A translates to MKEVDNLESIKEEWVCETGSDHQPLSDSQQTNCEYFVDSLFEEAQKVGAKCLSPTEQKKQVDVSIKLWKNGFTVNDDFRSYSDGASQQFLNSIKKGELPLELQGVFDKEEVDVKVEDKKNEVCMSTKPVFQPFSGQGHRLGSATPKIVSKAKNIEVENKNKLSAVPLNNLEPITNIQIWLANGKRIVQKFNISHRISHIKDFIEKYQGSQRSPPFSLATALPFLKLLDETLTLEEADLQNAVIIQRLKKTAEPFKELS, encoded by the exons atgaaagaagtggATAATCTTGAAAGTATAAAGGAAGAATG GGTTTGTGAAACAGGATCTGACCACCAACCTCTTAGTGATAGTCAACAAACAAATTGTGAATATTTTGTTGACAGCCTTTTTGAGGAAGCTCAGAAGGTTGGTGCCAAATGTTTGTCTCCCACTGAACAAAAGAAACAG GTAGATGTAAGCATAAAATTATGGAAAAATGGATTCACTGTCAATGATGATTTCAGAAGTTATTCTGATGGTGCAAGTCAACAGTTTCTGAACTCCATCAAAAAAGG GGAATTACCTTTAGAATTACAGGGAGTTTTTGATAAAGAGGAGGTGGATGTTAAAGTTGAagataagaaaaatgaagtaTGTATGTCAACAAAGCCTGTGTTTCAGCCCTTCTCAGGACAAGGTCACAGACTGGGAAG TGCTACACCAAAAATTGTTTCTAAAGCTAAGAATATTGAAGTTGAGAATAAAAATAAGTTGTCTGCTGTCCCACTAAACAATCTGGAACCCATCACTAATATACAGATCTGGTTAGCCAACGGGAAAAGGATTGTCCAAAAATTTAACATTTCTCACAG GATAAGCCACATCAAAGACTTCATCGAAAAATACCAGGGATCTCAGAGGAGTCCTCCCTTTTCCCTGGCAACTGCTCTTCCTTTCCTCAAATTGCTAGATGAAACACTCACACTGGAAGAAGCTGATTTACAGAATGCTGTAatcattcagagactcaaaaaaACCGCTGAACCTTTTAAAGAACTTTCATAG